The DNA sequence CTAAACTAAGCAATGTATCCGTAGCATAAGGATCACCACTTCTTCCCATTGCTGATACGACAACCACAACTTTATAGCCATCTGTCACTGCTTTTTTCACATGGTTTGCTGCTAATGCTCGTGTCTCTTCATCCTTGACAGAAGTGCCTCCAAATTTTTGAACGATTAGTTTCATATGACACCTACTTTTTTTACTTCAGTAATTGTAATTTCACCAAGCTTTCAGCAATTTGAACTGAATTCCATGCTGCCCCTTTTAATAAATTGTCAGATACAACCCACAAATGAAAACCATTGTCGCGGTCTAAATCTTTTCGGATACGTCCAACAAATACATCATTTTTTCCAACGCTTGTTGTTGCCATTGGGTATACTTGATTACTTGGGTCATCTTGTAATGTAACGCCTGGGGCATTAGCTAATAGATTTCTAACTTCCTCAACTGAAGCTCCACCTTGCTCCGTTTCGATATAAACTGATTCTGAATGTCCTGTTTCTACAGGAAGTCTGACACACGTTGCCGCTACTTCTAAGTCACTCATGTGCATAATTTTTTTTGTCTCATTTATCATTTTCATTTCCTCAAATGTATATCCGTTGTCTTGGAATAAATCAATTTGAGGAATCGCATTAAATGCAATTTGGTAATGCTTTTTATCTCCACCAACCGGTAAAATTTCCGGTGTAACTTCTTTTCCTTCAAGAATTGCCTTTGATTGGTCTTTCATTTCATTAATTGCATTAAGTCCAGCACCTGAAACGGCTTGGTACGTTGAAACAACAACTTTTTTCAAACCATACTGTTCTCGTAACGGCTCAAGTGCAACCACCATTTGAATTGTTGAGCAGTTAGGGTTAGCGATAATCCCATTATGCTCATGCAAGTCTGCTTCATTTACTTCTGGAACGACTAACGGTACATTTTCGTCCATTCGAAACGCACTTGTGTTATCTACACAAATCGCACCACGTTTTACTGCCTCAGGTGCAAGTTCTTTAGAAACCGAACCACCCGCACTAAATAAAGCTAATTGAACTCCTTCAAACGCCTCAGGTGTTGCCTCCTGAACCGTAATCTGTTCTCCTTTATACGTAACTGTTTTACCAGCTGAACGTTTTGATGAAAGTAAGCTAAGTTTTGAGATTGGAAAGTTTCTTTCTTCCAGTGTTTTTAACATCTGTTGACCTACTGCACCTGTTGCACCAACTACTGCTACATGAAAACCTTGTTCTACCATGAATACCCGTTCTCCCTTCAATCTTTCAGTTTAATAGTTATAGAGTTTATCCTCTATTTTATCACACTTTCTGCAAATACCACTATTAAACTTTACGGGATTTTTGACTATTTGGCAACTTGGTAAAAACGCTTAATCCTTGTATTTTTCAACTAATACCGGCTGATATTGGTAACCTTCTATAGCTGCCTTAACCGTATCCGGTAATGCTTCCATTCTCGCTACAAGAGAGTTTGGCTTTTTGAAAGGATTATCCTGACCAAAAGGGATAAAATATATATTTTTTGTTGCCATCAATTTCATCACGTTCATGCCGTTTAACCCTAATGCATCATTTGTTGAAATCCCAAGGACAACTGGGTTTCCTGAACGTAACGTGGCTTTTGCTCCCATTAATACAGGTGAATCCGTCAACGCGTTTGCCAGTTTACTTGTAGAGTTTCCTGTTAAAGGTGCAATAACCATACAATCTAGAGGGGTTTTCGGTCCGAACGGTTCAGCTTTTACAATTGAGTCAACAATTGGTTCAGGTGTAATAGCTCGAACTCGTTCTAACCAGTCTTCACTTTTCCCAAACTTTGTATCAGTAGTCATTACGGTGTGACTTACGAACGGAGTGACTTTTGCTCCTAGTTCCACTAACTTTTTCATTTGTGGCAATACAGCGCCGTACGTACAATGGGATCCCGTCAATCCAAAACCAATATGCTTTCCTTCTAATGATAGAGTCATGACCCGCTCATCCTCCTTTTTGTTTATCCATCTTTTAATAATTGAGCCAATACTTTTGCTAAAATTTGCCCTGCCGTTTTTGGCGCGACAATTCCTGGTAAGCCTGGGGCAAGTAACGCTTTAATCCCTCGCTTCTCTGCATAGCGAAAATCGGTTCCTCCCGGCTTTGAAGCTAAATCTATAATTAAAGCATTTGCTGGCATATTCGCAATCACATCTGCTGAAATAACAGGTGCCGGAATGGTATTAATAACAATATCAACATCACTAACTTCATTTACAATATTCGAAGTATCAAATGGGGTGAATCCCATTTCTGTGATTCTTGCGATATGTTTTGTCTCTCTTGCTCCGACTTTTACATTTGCTCCTAATGCATCGAATGTTCTAGCGACTGACATACCGACTCTCCCAAAACCTAAGACCACAATATTGGAACTATGAATGGTAATGTCAGTATGTTGAATAGCCATCATTACTGTACCTTCCACTGTTGGGATGGAATTATATATCGCAATATCATCTCGTTCCAATAATTTGACTAATTTTCGGTCAGCTTCTTTCGCACAAGAAGTTAAATAGTCATTACTAATCCCTGTGTAAATCTGACAATTCTTTTTCGTTTTTTGTAACAGTTCAGTCGTTATGGTAACTGTTTCATTTGAGAAAATAGTTTCAACTTCTCCTTTTTGGTTCGTTCCACTTACGGGTAGTAAGATGACATCCACTGTGGAAAAATCAATATTATCAAGCTGTTCTTTGGTTGCCCCCACAAATCCATCATCTAATTGCTCAAATCCCACCATTGAAATTTTCGCATCGAGGGTTGATAATTTTCGAATAATCTCTAACTGTCGGGCATCTCCGCCAATAATAACAATGTGCTTTCCTGTAAGCATCTATGTTTCTCCCCTTTCACCTTGGAGTTTTATAAGTTTTGTAACATAAAATAGTAGGGGATCCAACTACTTAAGTGATTTCATCTTTAGCATATGTTAGAGCATATCATTAGGTGAATGTTTATAAACAAAAGCACGAGCGGAAGGCCAATGCACCTTAGCTCGAGGCAATGGAGTGAGTATCTTTTCACTGAGGAAAAGAACAGTGATTACGGAGTATAAAAACACAAATAAACACGCCTCTGAGAAATAATACTCAAAGGCGTGTTTTACAGTTAACTCTTATTTATCTCTGTATGTTAATTTAGTACAGTGTTATTCGTCACCATCAACATCAATAATAATCATATCAGTACCAATTTTAACGATTTGTTTCCAATAGACCGTGACTTCTTTTTCTTTTTTTCCAAAGCCAAACCATTTCATTGTCGGGATAATAAACGCTTCAATTTGACCTGTCTTTTCGTTGATAACTAAATCAGTTTGACCAAGGACTCCTAGTCGCTCACCCTTTTGATAGTCGACGATTTCTTTACCACTAATTTCGCTTAATCTCATTTTGCTCACTCTCCTTGTTGTAAATGGACAGATTCCCTTATTTACTTCATATGAAGAAATGAGTTAAAAAAGACTTAAAAAAGTTTGAATTCAACTTTTTTAAGTCTTTGTATACTATACGTTCTATAATCATCATTCAATACAAGGCTATTACTGGACACCTTCAGGTAAATTGCCACTTGGACTAATAAGTGATAGTGAAGGCGTATGACGAAACAGTTCTTCAGCCAATGAATTGACATCGTCTAACGTAACTTTGTTAATTTCCTCAATAATTTCATCAAGGGTACGATGTCGACCTAACAACAATTCATTTTTTCCATTTCGACTCATTCGGCTGTTGGTGCTTTCTAGACTTAGCATTAAATTTCCTTTTAGTTGTTCTTTTCCATTTGCTAATTCTTTTTCAGACATTCCTGTTGCCGCTAACTTTTGTGTTGTTTCTTGAATGGATTGATATAATTCATCCAATTGATGTGGTGCCGTCCCAGCGTAAATTGTCAATAGTCCATCATCTTGGTATGCCGAGTGATAAGAAAAGACCGAATAAGCAAGGCCACGTTTTTCACGAATTTCTTGAAATAGACGGCTACTCATGCTACCACCAAGTAAATTATTTAACAACACAAGCGGGTACATTTTTTGATTGCCAATTTCTAACCCTCGGTAGCCTAGGCATAAATGAGCTTGCTCAGTCTCTTTCTTTCTTCCTATTTGTGTCGGTAGAAAGTCTGGAGCAATAACTGCATTTTCTTTTTTCCGCTTCGGTACTTGAGCAAACACCGCTTTTATCTTCTCAAGTAATGACTCATGAATGTTTCCTGCGACAGAAACAACCACATTTTCAGCGGTATAATATCGGTCCATATAATCAACTAGCGTTTCCTTAGTAAATGATGTTAATGTATCGACAGTACCAAGGATAGGGTAGCCTAACGCATGTTCCCCGAAACTAGCTTTAGATAACATATCATGAATGATATCGTCTGGTGTATCATCGACCATTTTGATTTCTTCAAACACAACATTCTTTTCTTTCTTTAGCTCTTCTTCAGCAAATGTTGAATTAAAAAACATATCAGACAAAATATCAACAGCAATTTCACCATGTTCATCTAACACTTTTGAGTAATAGCATGTATATTCTTTAGAAGTAAAAGCATTCACTTGACCGCCAATTCGGTCAAACGATTCTGCAATTTCAGCAGCCGTTCTTGTTGTTGTACCTTTGAAAAACATATGCTCTAAAAAATGAGAGACTCCGTTTTCTTCTTTGCTTTCAAAGCGTGAGCCTGTACCAATCCATATGCCAAGTGAAATAGATCGAACTGTTGGGATTTCTTCAACTAATACTCTTAATCCATTTGATAGGTCTATTTTTTGAATCATTTTAAAAACCCCCCTATATTTTAATCTAGGGTTACACCAAAACTTAAACGCGATTCATCCATAAGGTGTGAAACCGTGCCTATTTGATAGCCTTTTGCTTTTAAACCAATGATAAGCTGTTCTAAACCAGCAGCAGTGGAAGAGGTTGGGTGCATCAAAATCATTGCACCAGGATGTACTTTACCAAGTACATTTTCAACCATCGCTTGGGGCTCAGGTTTTCTCCAATCAATCGTATCAACACTCCATAGAATCGTGTGCATATTCATCGCATCAGCAATTTCCACGACTTCCTGTCGATAACTTCCACTTGGTGGAGCAAACCACTTTGGCGTAACTTCTAACGTTGCATAAATGACATCATTTGTTTTTTCTAACTCTTCTTTTATTCTGGCTGCTGATAAACGTTTCATATCTGGATGAGAATAAGCATGGTTCCCAATTTCATGACCTTCTTCTACTATCATTTTAGCCAATTTCGGATTGTTTTTTACCCATGAACCATCAAGAAAATAAGTCGACTTTACTTGTTGCTCATTCATAATCTTAAGCAGTTCAGGTAATTGTTCATTTCCCCATGCTACATTCACTAATAACGTCACCATTGGTTTTTCAGGATTTCCTTTATAGATAGGTGCTGGCGGTAAATCGTCTAAGTGTATCTCAGGCTCTACCTCTTTAAACACCAGCTTTTGTTTCTCAAAATACCCTTGTTGCTTCATCTTTTCATACGACTTTTCAAGGTCAACTTCAATCCCATTATAGCCAGGAATGGCTTTCCATACTTTGTCGACGACTGCGTCAATTGGTTTCTCTTCATATTTTTTAGATTCTTTTTTGATTTCTTCAAATAAGGGATCGCTTACCTTAGATGCGGTCACAGCTTCTTCTTTCAAACCATCTATATAATTCACTGAAAATGGATTTTGTACTGTACTATATGAAATCAAAATAATAAAGAAAAAAACAATAATTTGTGCACCCGCAAATTTCTTCACTATCCATACCCCCTTGTACTATGAAATGTATGCAGTACATGGACAGGGTATGACAATAGTGCATGAAATAACTAAAACTTGGCTTTAGGCCAAGTTTTAAAGTAAGACCGGCTCTCCAGTCCTTATATTAGCTTTGTTGCTTTTCTTCCTTTAATAAAACTTTTCTTGATAGATTGACTCTTCCTTGGTTGTCTATTTCAGTAACTTTCACAAGAATTTCATCCCCAAGTTTTACAACGTCTTCTACTTTGTTTACACGCTCTTCTGCTAATTGGGAAATATGAACGAGTCCGTCTTTTCCTTTAAATAGCTCTACGAATGCACCAAACTTTTCAATTCGTTTTACTTTTCCTAGGAATGTTTGTCCAACTTCAACTTCACGAACAATGTCTTCAATCGTTGCTTTTGCTTTCAAGTTCATTTCTTGATCTACAGAAGAGATATATACTTTTCCATCTTGTTCAATATCAATTTTTACTCCAGTTTCTTCGATGATTTTGTTAATGACCTTACCGCTTGGTCCAATCACATCACGAATCTTATCAGGATTAATTGACATTGTTAAAATTTTTGGAGCATACTCACTTAACTCTGTTCTAAACTCAGGAATCGCAGATAGCATGTTTTCTAATATATGAAGACGTCCATGCTTTGCTTGATCCAGTGCTAATTCTAGGATGTTACGATCAATCCCTTGAATCTTAATGTCCATTTGCAGAGCAGTTACGCCATCTTTTGTACCTGCCACTTTAAAGTCCATATCACCAAGAGCATCTTCCATGCCTTGAATATCTGTTAACACGGTGAAATCTTCCCCACTCTTTACAAGCCCCATTGCAATACCAGCTACAGGTGATTTAATAGGTACACCGGCATCCATCATCGCAAGAGTACTTGCACAAATACTAGCTTGGGATGTTGATCCATTTGATTCTAACACCTCAGAAACAAGACGGATCGTGTATGGGAATTCTGCTTCACTTGGAATAACAGGCTCTAGTGCACGCTCACCTAAAGCTCCATGTCCAATTTCACGTCGACCTGGTCCTCTAATAGGTCCAGTTTCACCTACAGAGAATTGTGGGAAGTTATAGTGGTGCATGAATCGTTTTGATTCTTCAATTCCTAATCCATCAAGAATTTGAACATCACCTAACGCCCCTAGAGTACAAATGCTTAGCGCTTGTGTTTGTCCTCTAGTGAATAACCCTGAACCATGTGTTCGAGGCAGTAAACGGACTTGAGAAGCTAATGGACGAATCGCATCTGGTGCTCTTCCATCTGGACGAATTTTTTCCTTTGTAATTAAACGACGCACTTCTTCTTTTACGATTTTATGTAATGTTTCTTTGACATCACTAATTTTTACTTCTTCTTGTGTTTCTTGCGCTTCTGCTTCAAAAGTAGCAACCGTTTCGTCGATAATGGCATCAATTGCTTCTTGACGAGCATGCTTTTCTGCGACTTGAACGGCTTTCGTTAATTTTTCTTCTGCGAGTCCACGTACTTTTTGTTCAAGGTCAGCCTCAAGATGCTTTAACACAACTTCCGATTTTTCTTTTCCGACAGCTGCGACAATTTCTTCTTGGAACGCAATAAGACGTTTGATTTCATTATGACCAAACATAATCGCTTCAAGGATGACTTCCTCAGATACTTCCTCAGCACCAGCCTCAACCATGTTAATTGCATCCTTAGTACCTGCAACAACAAGATCAATGTCACTTTGTTCTAATTGCTCTGTAGTCGGATTAATAACAAATTCTCCATTTATTCTACCGACCGTAACTCCTGCAATTGGTCCACCAAATGGGATATCTGAGACACTTAACGCTAAACTTGAACCAACCATTGCAGCCATCTCTGAAGAACAGTTTTGGTCAACACTCATCACGATGCTGATAACTTGTACCTCATTACGGAATCCATCAGGGAATAATGGTCGAATTGGTCTATCAATTAAGCGGCTAGTTAAAATTGCCGTTTCACTTGGACGTCCCTCACGTTTAATAAATCCTCCTGGTATTTTCCCTACAGCATATAAACGCTCTTCATAGTTTACAGTTAGCGGGAAAAACGGTAAATCCTTAGGCTGCTTTGACGCCGTAGCTGTTGATAACACAGCGGTATCACCATAGCGAACTAAAACTGCACCATTGGCCTGTTTTGCTAATTGGCCTGTTTCTACAGTTAAAGGTCGCCCTGCCCAGTCAATTGAAAATACTTTATTTTCTTGTTCCATACTGGCGAGCTCCTCTCGTTCATCATCATTTTTTACTTACTTTATTATTGCCTATTTATACTTAAAATAAAAGAAAAAACAGATTGACCTTATTAAAGGTAAATTATTCCATTAAATTAACCTAAGAAAAAAGCGGGAATCCTCCCGCTTTTGCCCTTGCTTATCGACGTAAACCAAGCTTATCAACTAGGTTACGGTAACGTGCAATGTCGTTATTACGTAAGTACGTTAAAAGGTTACGACGTTGACCTACCATTTTAAGTAGTCCACGACGAGAATGATGATCCTTTTTGTGTACACGTAAATGATCATTTAACGTGTTAATTTGCTCAGTAAGGATAGCTACTTGTACTTCAGGAGAACCTGTATCGCTCTCATGAGTTCTGTACTCAGTAATAAGTTCGTTTTTACGCTCTTGTGTTAATGCCATCCTATCCACCTCCTTCTTATATATATCCGATTCCCAAGCAACCGTCGGTGACTCGTGTTGCCAAGCAATGGATGCAGTACAATGAATATAATACAGTTATTGACGAAAAAAAGCAAGTATAAACATAAATCTCCAAGCAGTAAGCAAAGAACCTAGCATTTGCTTGGTATTTCGGTCCAATAGCTAGAACAACAATTTTGAGAAAAGATCCTATGAAAAATAACGCAGTGCCACTTCTTTATCCTTCGTAATCTGATCAACTAGTTGCTCGATACCTAAAAACTTCTGTTCGCTTCTTATATATAGATAAAACGTGACTGTCACCTGTTTATCATATAAGTCACCATCAAAATCAAACAGATGGACTTCTAAAGAAGGAATCAGATTATCTTTCGTAAATGTTGGCTTATATCCTAGGTTGCAAAGCCCATTATAGCTTTTATCTTCCGTTTGCAACGATACCGCATAAACACCTAGCCTAGGTAATAAAAACTTTTCCTGGACTTCAATGTTAGCTGTCGGAAATCCAATGGTGCGTCCTCTCTTCTCTCCATGAATGACGGTTCCCTCTACTTGATAGAAACGGCCTAAATAATCGTCAACTTCTTCAACTTTTCCATCAGCTAATAACTTTCTTATTTGGGTAGAACTTATTTTTACATCATCATGCTTTAATTTCCCGATTGTCGTTTGGGTAAATTGTCCACGTGAATGAAATGGAAGAGTTTCCATCGTACCTTTTCCTAAATGACCATACGTATAATCAAACCCAGCGACAACGTGACACACATGTAACGATAATAAGTAGTCATCAACAAATTGTTGCGGAGTTAACTTTGAAAAGGCAATATCAAATGTTACAATGTACAGCCGGTCTACGTCTAACCGTTCAATGTATTTTTGTTTTTGTTCGATTGGAGTAATGTACTTCATCGGCCCTATTAGTTTATGAGCAGCCAACACTTCTTTTGGATGAGGAGAAAATGTCATTACTGCACTGATACATCCTCTATTCTTTGCTTCATGTACTGCTGTCTTTATCACTTCTTGATGACCTAAATGAACACCATCAAAAAAACCTAATGCCATGACAGTTGGCTGATGATTTTCTTTTGTAAGCTGGTGGGGATGTGATAAATAAATCGTTTCCATAACTTCACCTTCTGTTCTGTCTTCCTAAATCTTGAGCATTTTTTCAGGTTTCATTAACCCTTCCTTCGTTGGATGCTTACGATAAATTGCTAAGCACTCACCTTCTTCATTATATATAGAAATACGTTCGTCTCCTAATTCCATGCTCAAAGGCAATACAGAACCATTTTTTATTTTTTCAGCTACTGTATCATCGACTGTCATTTTTGGAAAATGGTCAATCGCTGTTTCAATTGGCATTAAGCTATCTGTAATGTTTCCTTGTGCTACCTTCTCTTCTAATTGTTCAAAGGTATAACAATCTTCTAGTGTAAAAGGACCTGCACCTGTTCTTTGCAAGTTTGACATATGAGCAGGATAGCCAAGGGCCTTGCCAATATCCACTGCTAACGTTCTGACGTATGTTCCTTTGCTACAATGTACTTTAAATCCAAAAGTTGCTACGTTATTTTGGATTTTTAATTCTTCAAGAATCTCGAGTTCGTATATGTTCACGTCACGCTCAGGGCGAACAACGGTTTGTCCTTTCCTTGCATATTCATATAGTTTTTTTCCATTTATTTTTACTGCAGAATACATCGGAGGAACTTGCTTTATCGGACCTTTAAATTGCTCGATTACTTTACGTATATCTTCATGTGTGAGCGAAGATTCTACCACTTTTTCTTCGACAACCTCACCACCTGCATCTTCTGTTGTTGTAGCAATTCCTAGGGTTACTTCCCCAATATAGGTCTTAGGATATTCATTCATATACTCTGCAATTTTAGTTGCTCTCCCAATACAAATAGGAAGAACTCCAGTGACTTCTGGGTCTAGCGTCCCTGTATGTCCGACTTTTT is a window from the Bacillus alkalicellulosilyticus genome containing:
- the asd gene encoding aspartate-semialdehyde dehydrogenase, encoding MVEQGFHVAVVGATGAVGQQMLKTLEERNFPISKLSLLSSKRSAGKTVTYKGEQITVQEATPEAFEGVQLALFSAGGSVSKELAPEAVKRGAICVDNTSAFRMDENVPLVVPEVNEADLHEHNGIIANPNCSTIQMVVALEPLREQYGLKKVVVSTYQAVSGAGLNAINEMKDQSKAILEGKEVTPEILPVGGDKKHYQIAFNAIPQIDLFQDNGYTFEEMKMINETKKIMHMSDLEVAATCVRLPVETGHSESVYIETEQGGASVEEVRNLLANAPGVTLQDDPSNQVYPMATTSVGKNDVFVGRIRKDLDRDNGFHLWVVSDNLLKGAAWNSVQIAESLVKLQLLK
- the dpaB gene encoding dipicolinate synthase subunit B, yielding MTLSLEGKHIGFGLTGSHCTYGAVLPQMKKLVELGAKVTPFVSHTVMTTDTKFGKSEDWLERVRAITPEPIVDSIVKAEPFGPKTPLDCMVIAPLTGNSTSKLANALTDSPVLMGAKATLRSGNPVVLGISTNDALGLNGMNVMKLMATKNIYFIPFGQDNPFKKPNSLVARMEALPDTVKAAIEGYQYQPVLVEKYKD
- the dpaA gene encoding dipicolinic acid synthetase subunit A → MLTGKHIVIIGGDARQLEIIRKLSTLDAKISMVGFEQLDDGFVGATKEQLDNIDFSTVDVILLPVSGTNQKGEVETIFSNETVTITTELLQKTKKNCQIYTGISNDYLTSCAKEADRKLVKLLERDDIAIYNSIPTVEGTVMMAIQHTDITIHSSNIVVLGFGRVGMSVARTFDALGANVKVGARETKHIARITEMGFTPFDTSNIVNEVSDVDIVINTIPAPVISADVIANMPANALIIDLASKPGGTDFRYAEKRGIKALLAPGLPGIVAPKTAGQILAKVLAQLLKDG
- a CDS encoding YlmC/YmxH family sporulation protein; this translates as MRLSEISGKEIVDYQKGERLGVLGQTDLVINEKTGQIEAFIIPTMKWFGFGKKEKEVTVYWKQIVKIGTDMIIIDVDGDE
- a CDS encoding M16 family metallopeptidase is translated as MIQKIDLSNGLRVLVEEIPTVRSISLGIWIGTGSRFESKEENGVSHFLEHMFFKGTTTRTAAEIAESFDRIGGQVNAFTSKEYTCYYSKVLDEHGEIAVDILSDMFFNSTFAEEELKKEKNVVFEEIKMVDDTPDDIIHDMLSKASFGEHALGYPILGTVDTLTSFTKETLVDYMDRYYTAENVVVSVAGNIHESLLEKIKAVFAQVPKRKKENAVIAPDFLPTQIGRKKETEQAHLCLGYRGLEIGNQKMYPLVLLNNLLGGSMSSRLFQEIREKRGLAYSVFSYHSAYQDDGLLTIYAGTAPHQLDELYQSIQETTQKLAATGMSEKELANGKEQLKGNLMLSLESTNSRMSRNGKNELLLGRHRTLDEIIEEINKVTLDDVNSLAEELFRHTPSLSLISPSGNLPEGVQ
- a CDS encoding polysaccharide deacetylase family protein, which translates into the protein MVKKFAGAQIIVFFFIILISYSTVQNPFSVNYIDGLKEEAVTASKVSDPLFEEIKKESKKYEEKPIDAVVDKVWKAIPGYNGIEVDLEKSYEKMKQQGYFEKQKLVFKEVEPEIHLDDLPPAPIYKGNPEKPMVTLLVNVAWGNEQLPELLKIMNEQQVKSTYFLDGSWVKNNPKLAKMIVEEGHEIGNHAYSHPDMKRLSAARIKEELEKTNDVIYATLEVTPKWFAPPSGSYRQEVVEIADAMNMHTILWSVDTIDWRKPEPQAMVENVLGKVHPGAMILMHPTSSTAAGLEQLIIGLKAKGYQIGTVSHLMDESRLSFGVTLD
- the pnp gene encoding polyribonucleotide nucleotidyltransferase, with translation MEQENKVFSIDWAGRPLTVETGQLAKQANGAVLVRYGDTAVLSTATASKQPKDLPFFPLTVNYEERLYAVGKIPGGFIKREGRPSETAILTSRLIDRPIRPLFPDGFRNEVQVISIVMSVDQNCSSEMAAMVGSSLALSVSDIPFGGPIAGVTVGRINGEFVINPTTEQLEQSDIDLVVAGTKDAINMVEAGAEEVSEEVILEAIMFGHNEIKRLIAFQEEIVAAVGKEKSEVVLKHLEADLEQKVRGLAEEKLTKAVQVAEKHARQEAIDAIIDETVATFEAEAQETQEEVKISDVKETLHKIVKEEVRRLITKEKIRPDGRAPDAIRPLASQVRLLPRTHGSGLFTRGQTQALSICTLGALGDVQILDGLGIEESKRFMHHYNFPQFSVGETGPIRGPGRREIGHGALGERALEPVIPSEAEFPYTIRLVSEVLESNGSTSQASICASTLAMMDAGVPIKSPVAGIAMGLVKSGEDFTVLTDIQGMEDALGDMDFKVAGTKDGVTALQMDIKIQGIDRNILELALDQAKHGRLHILENMLSAIPEFRTELSEYAPKILTMSINPDKIRDVIGPSGKVINKIIEETGVKIDIEQDGKVYISSVDQEMNLKAKATIEDIVREVEVGQTFLGKVKRIEKFGAFVELFKGKDGLVHISQLAEERVNKVEDVVKLGDEILVKVTEIDNQGRVNLSRKVLLKEEKQQS
- the rpsO gene encoding 30S ribosomal protein S15, whose amino-acid sequence is MALTQERKNELITEYRTHESDTGSPEVQVAILTEQINTLNDHLRVHKKDHHSRRGLLKMVGQRRNLLTYLRNNDIARYRNLVDKLGLRR
- the ribF gene encoding bifunctional riboflavin kinase/FAD synthetase; this translates as METIYLSHPHQLTKENHQPTVMALGFFDGVHLGHQEVIKTAVHEAKNRGCISAVMTFSPHPKEVLAAHKLIGPMKYITPIEQKQKYIERLDVDRLYIVTFDIAFSKLTPQQFVDDYLLSLHVCHVVAGFDYTYGHLGKGTMETLPFHSRGQFTQTTIGKLKHDDVKISSTQIRKLLADGKVEEVDDYLGRFYQVEGTVIHGEKRGRTIGFPTANIEVQEKFLLPRLGVYAVSLQTEDKSYNGLCNLGYKPTFTKDNLIPSLEVHLFDFDGDLYDKQVTVTFYLYIRSEQKFLGIEQLVDQITKDKEVALRYFS
- the truB gene encoding tRNA pseudouridine(55) synthase TruB encodes the protein MDHTGIIPLFKPAGFTSHDCVMKLRGILRTKKVGHTGTLDPEVTGVLPICIGRATKIAEYMNEYPKTYIGEVTLGIATTTEDAGGEVVEEKVVESSLTHEDIRKVIEQFKGPIKQVPPMYSAVKINGKKLYEYARKGQTVVRPERDVNIYELEILEELKIQNNVATFGFKVHCSKGTYVRTLAVDIGKALGYPAHMSNLQRTGAGPFTLEDCYTFEQLEEKVAQGNITDSLMPIETAIDHFPKMTVDDTVAEKIKNGSVLPLSMELGDERISIYNEEGECLAIYRKHPTKEGLMKPEKMLKI